A genomic region of Capnocytophaga canimorsus contains the following coding sequences:
- a CDS encoding group III truncated hemoglobin, with protein MKDIETREDIAQLVSAFYAKIRKDESLGTIFNSHIREDEWTAHLEKLTDFWETNLFGIPKFKGSPSQKHILVDKNLNYGITQNHFGQWLNLWFETINAMFSGELAERAKHAARKMATGQYVMIWNNRPENISAY; from the coding sequence ATGAAAGACATTGAAACCCGAGAAGATATTGCCCAACTGGTTAGCGCTTTCTATGCAAAAATCAGAAAAGATGAATCGTTAGGTACTATATTCAATAGTCATATCCGTGAAGATGAGTGGACGGCTCACCTTGAAAAACTCACGGATTTTTGGGAAACCAATCTATTTGGCATTCCCAAATTCAAAGGGAGTCCTTCACAAAAACACATTTTGGTAGATAAAAATTTAAACTACGGAATCACTCAAAATCACTTTGGTCAATGGCTCAACCTATGGTTTGAAACCATAAACGCTATGTTTTCAGGTGAGTTAGCAGAACGTGCCAAACACGCTGCCCGAAAAATGGCTACTGGACAATATGTGATGATCTGGAACAATCGCCCCGAAAATATATCCGCTTACTAA
- a CDS encoding glycosyltransferase family 87 protein, producing the protein MMLRLFKDFRFVTLLWFGLALATVIQNVFIRGKYNNYLIFEGVFRHTIGKLSLYAEYPTEYFDVNHYGILFSAIIAPFAVLPNWLGCSLWIMSNVLFLYWAIRQLPLKQWQIIGILLIAAHDLYTAAAMQQFNISIVAILVGAFVFIEKGKSHWATLLIVIGILTKIYGIVGLAFFFFSRDKIRFIGSGLLWLVILFCLPMLYSSPQYVISQYQEWFERLAVKNNSNMNALQYNLQNLSLLGFLQRTGVFNNNLVVIVTGLVLFTLPYLRFNQYENKDFRLMFLASVSMFLCLFSTGTENSTYIIAYVGIGIWFVASPNQNKWLKISLLSLTILASLSPTDIFKPLKEPYIIKYSLRAIPVAIVWLVMIWEMCFLNYKDRLLFENRND; encoded by the coding sequence ATGATGCTACGGTTGTTTAAGGATTTTCGCTTCGTTACATTGCTGTGGTTCGGTTTGGCTCTTGCTACCGTAATTCAGAATGTTTTTATACGAGGGAAGTATAATAACTATTTGATTTTTGAAGGAGTCTTCCGTCACACCATTGGAAAACTATCGCTTTACGCTGAATATCCAACAGAGTACTTTGATGTAAATCATTATGGAATTTTGTTTAGCGCTATAATTGCTCCGTTCGCTGTTTTGCCTAATTGGTTAGGTTGTTCACTTTGGATTATGAGCAACGTACTCTTTCTGTATTGGGCGATACGTCAACTGCCTTTGAAACAATGGCAAATAATAGGAATATTACTTATTGCAGCTCACGATTTATATACCGCAGCAGCAATGCAACAATTCAATATCAGTATAGTAGCCATTTTAGTAGGAGCATTTGTTTTCATAGAAAAAGGGAAAAGCCATTGGGCTACATTGCTGATTGTTATAGGGATTCTAACAAAAATTTATGGCATTGTAGGACTTGCTTTTTTCTTCTTTTCAAGAGATAAGATACGATTCATAGGGTCGGGACTACTTTGGTTGGTGATTTTATTTTGTTTACCAATGCTTTATTCCTCACCGCAATATGTTATCTCTCAGTATCAAGAATGGTTTGAACGATTGGCAGTCAAGAACAATTCGAATATGAATGCTTTACAATACAACCTTCAAAATCTATCCTTATTAGGATTTCTGCAACGAACGGGGGTTTTTAATAATAATTTAGTGGTAATTGTAACCGGATTAGTACTATTCACATTGCCTTATTTACGTTTTAATCAGTATGAAAATAAAGATTTTCGGTTGATGTTTTTAGCCTCTGTAAGTATGTTTTTATGTCTGTTTAGCACAGGAACGGAAAATAGTACTTATATAATAGCTTATGTAGGTATTGGAATATGGTTTGTAGCAAGTCCGAACCAAAACAAATGGTTAAAAATAAGCCTTTTGTCCCTTACAATACTAGCATCACTCTCACCTACAGACATATTTAAACCCCTAAAAGAACCTTATATTATTAAATATTCGCTACGGGCAATTCCTGTGGCAATTGTTTGGTTAGTAATGATTTGGGAAATGTGTTTTTTGAATTATAAAGACAGATTGCTCTTTGAAAATCGAAATGATTAA